A genomic region of Haliaeetus albicilla chromosome 8, bHalAlb1.1, whole genome shotgun sequence contains the following coding sequences:
- the UBXN6 gene encoding UBX domain-containing protein 6 isoform X2, translated as MAAAAALARMELKPKAKLPSSQEAIKNQVRKELMAEAAASEKGLSEEEKDLTSPDKEGAAAPSVSGVYFICPLTGAVVKKDKKEKHLREAIQSYFSVDPVAASIMEIHTFNKDREKVRVGVETIAKYLDNIYLHPEEEKYRRIKLQNKVFQERISCLEGIHRFFQAIGFETKTLPVPGQETTEEYYVLKEEMLTKLEDLKDYKEQLLSSEPVRAQLDRQLCVFKPSPEAARFELPNDFYNLTAEEIKREQRLRTEAVEKASMLRTRAMREKEEQREMRKYNYTLMRVRFPDGYILQGTFYARESVSALYNFVREALRDDWLPFELLGPGGLKLTDENLAFNECGLVPSALLTLAWDAAVMADIQASGEERPASPLKPELLSRVQTLS; from the exons ATGGCGGCGGCCGCAGCGCTGGCCCGGATGGAGCTGAAGCCCAAGGCCAAGCTGCCTTCCTCCCAGGAGGCCATCAAGAACCAGG TGAGAAAAGAGCTGATGGCCGAGGCAGCTGCAAGCGAGAAAGGGCTCtctgaagaggaaaag GACCTCACCTCCCCAGACAAGGAGGGGGCAGCTGCCCCCTCTGTTTCAGGGGTCTATTTCATATGCCCGTTGACCGGTGCAGTCGTAAAGAAAGACAAGAAGGAGAAGCACCTCAGAGAAGCCATTCAGTCG tATTTCTCTGTAGACCCGGTGGCTGCCTCAATCATGGAGATTCACACCTTCAATAAGGACCGGGAGAAAGTACGTGTGGGCGTGGAGACCATTGCCAA GTACTTGGATAATATCTATCTCcatccagaggaggaaaagtACCGGAGAATCAAACTGCAGAACAAAGTGTTTCAG gaaAGGATAAGCTGCCTGGAAGGGATACACAGATTTTTCCAGGCTATCGGGTTTGAGACAAAAACACTGCCTGTTCCAGGACAAG AGACCACAGAGGAGTACTACGTactgaaggaagaaatgctGACCAAGTTGGAAGACCTCAAGGACTACAAAGAGCAGCTTTTAAGCTCTGAGCCTGTAAGAGCCCAGCTGGATCGCCAGCTCTGTGTATTTAAACCGTCACCTGAAGCTGCTCGGTTTGAGCTGCCAAATGACTTTTACAACCTCACTGCAGAAGAGATCAAACGAGAGCAACGGCTCCG GACAGAAGCAGTGGAGAAGGCTTCAATGCTGAGGACAAGAGCCATGCgagagaaagaagaacaaagggaaatgcGGAAGTACAACTACACCCTGATGCGAGTCCGGTTTCCTGATGGATACATCCTCCAAG GGACTTTTTATGCACGAGAATCAGTATCTGCGCTCTACAACTTTGTGAGAGAAGCACTCAGAGATGACTGGCTGCCCTTTGAGCTGCTGGGACCTGGAGGTCTCAAACTGACTGATGAGAATTTGGCCTTCAATGAATGTGGGCTG GTGCCCTCAGCCCTCCTGACTCTTGcctgggatgcagcagtcatGGCAGACATTCAGGCGTCAGGAGAGGAGCGGCCAGCAAGCCCCCTGAAACCAGAACTTCTCTCCAGAGTCCAGACGCTGTCATGA
- the UBXN6 gene encoding UBX domain-containing protein 6 isoform X1, translated as MRFGGSWSCQSSARARRLLPVRVNVQPPFGMGDRPDPANDVLGMRRPLLQHQPSRVPTRRRRRRKSCARLAGEIKADLKFKTAGPGQKLSEPSRVPKEKPKTEATPKPRQAPTDEAQMAAAAALARMELKPKAKLPSSQEAIKNQVRKELMAEAAASEKGLSEEEKDLTSPDKEGAAAPSVSGVYFICPLTGAVVKKDKKEKHLREAIQSYFSVDPVAASIMEIHTFNKDREKVRVGVETIAKYLDNIYLHPEEEKYRRIKLQNKVFQERISCLEGIHRFFQAIGFETKTLPVPGQETTEEYYVLKEEMLTKLEDLKDYKEQLLSSEPVRAQLDRQLCVFKPSPEAARFELPNDFYNLTAEEIKREQRLRTEAVEKASMLRTRAMREKEEQREMRKYNYTLMRVRFPDGYILQGTFYARESVSALYNFVREALRDDWLPFELLGPGGLKLTDENLAFNECGLVPSALLTLAWDAAVMADIQASGEERPASPLKPELLSRVQTLS; from the exons ATGCGATTTGGTggcagctggagctgccagAGCTCAGCGAGAGCCAGGCGG ctgctgcctgtgcGGGTGAACGTGCAACCCCCATTTGGGATGGGCGACCGGCCCGATCCCGCTAACGATGTCCTTGGGATGAGGCGGCCTCTTCTTCAGCACCAACCGTCCCGTGTCCccacgaggaggaggaggaggaggaagagttgTGCCAGACTCGCAGGG GAGATCAAGGCCGACCTGAAGTTCAAGACCGCGGGGCCCGGACAGAAGCTCTCGGAGCCGTCCCG ggtCCCCAAGGAGAAGCCGAAAACTGAAGCGACGCCGAAGCCTCGTCAGGCGCCAACCGATGAAGCGCAGATGGCGGCGGCCGCAGCGCTGGCCCGGATGGAGCTGAAGCCCAAGGCCAAGCTGCCTTCCTCCCAGGAGGCCATCAAGAACCAGG TGAGAAAAGAGCTGATGGCCGAGGCAGCTGCAAGCGAGAAAGGGCTCtctgaagaggaaaag GACCTCACCTCCCCAGACAAGGAGGGGGCAGCTGCCCCCTCTGTTTCAGGGGTCTATTTCATATGCCCGTTGACCGGTGCAGTCGTAAAGAAAGACAAGAAGGAGAAGCACCTCAGAGAAGCCATTCAGTCG tATTTCTCTGTAGACCCGGTGGCTGCCTCAATCATGGAGATTCACACCTTCAATAAGGACCGGGAGAAAGTACGTGTGGGCGTGGAGACCATTGCCAA GTACTTGGATAATATCTATCTCcatccagaggaggaaaagtACCGGAGAATCAAACTGCAGAACAAAGTGTTTCAG gaaAGGATAAGCTGCCTGGAAGGGATACACAGATTTTTCCAGGCTATCGGGTTTGAGACAAAAACACTGCCTGTTCCAGGACAAG AGACCACAGAGGAGTACTACGTactgaaggaagaaatgctGACCAAGTTGGAAGACCTCAAGGACTACAAAGAGCAGCTTTTAAGCTCTGAGCCTGTAAGAGCCCAGCTGGATCGCCAGCTCTGTGTATTTAAACCGTCACCTGAAGCTGCTCGGTTTGAGCTGCCAAATGACTTTTACAACCTCACTGCAGAAGAGATCAAACGAGAGCAACGGCTCCG GACAGAAGCAGTGGAGAAGGCTTCAATGCTGAGGACAAGAGCCATGCgagagaaagaagaacaaagggaaatgcGGAAGTACAACTACACCCTGATGCGAGTCCGGTTTCCTGATGGATACATCCTCCAAG GGACTTTTTATGCACGAGAATCAGTATCTGCGCTCTACAACTTTGTGAGAGAAGCACTCAGAGATGACTGGCTGCCCTTTGAGCTGCTGGGACCTGGAGGTCTCAAACTGACTGATGAGAATTTGGCCTTCAATGAATGTGGGCTG GTGCCCTCAGCCCTCCTGACTCTTGcctgggatgcagcagtcatGGCAGACATTCAGGCGTCAGGAGAGGAGCGGCCAGCAAGCCCCCTGAAACCAGAACTTCTCTCCAGAGTCCAGACGCTGTCATGA